TTTTTAAGGAAAAAGCAGGATGAAAAAATTTCTTTCAACGAGCCCGCGCGTCGCTTGTCACCTCTGAAATAAAGGATTACATTAGCGCTCGCTGACGTCATTTGACGCGCATGATTTTAGAGAGCGGCAGCCGGTTTGAGGAATAGTCCCAAAGTGATTCGGCTGTGGCGTCAACTTTGTATACTGTGACCTTGCGTATTGATTCAGGCGTGTTTTCAGGCATGCGGAGCGATGTAACGTGAAATACTTCTTTATGGGCGTCTCGGTGATTTTACTGTTGTGGGCCGGCACGTTTGCCCTGATGATTTAGTAAAACACCTGAGTAAAAAAAAACAGGAGCCACCGGCTCCTGTTTTTTTATTCGGCGTCCTGCGCCGCGGCGCTCTTCGCGCCCGCGGGCAACAGCCCGTCGGCCCGGAACATCGCTTTAATGCCGCGCACCGCCTGGCGGATGCGATCGCGGTTTTCAATCAGCGCGAAACGCACATGGGTGTCGCCGTAGTCGCCAAAACCAATCCCCGGCGAGACGCAGACTTTCGCGTCCTGCAGCAGCTTTTTGGCAAACTCCAGCGAGCCCATCGCCGCGTAAGGCTCAGGGATCTTCGCCCAGACATACATCGACGCTTTCGGGCATTCGACCATCCAGCCCGCCTCGTGCAGCCCTTTCACCAGCACGTCGCGGCGGCGTTTATACTGCTCCGCGATATCGCGCACGCACTGCTGATCCCCTTCCAGCGCGGCGATGGCGGCCACCTGGAGCGGCGTAAAGGTGCCGTAGTCGTGATAGCTTTTGATACGCGCCAGCGCGCTGACCAGCTCCTGGTTGCCCACCATAAAGCCGATGCGCCAGCCCGCCATGTTGTAGCTTTTAGAGAGCGTGAAGAACTCTACGGCGACATCGCGCGCGCCTGGCACCTGCATGATGGACGGGGCTTTCCAGCCGTCATAGACGATATCGGCGTAAGCCAGATCGTGCACCACCAGCACGTCATAGCGCTTCGCCAGCGCCACGACTTTCTCGAAAAACTCCAGCTCCACGCACTGCGCCGTCGGGTTCGACGGGAAGCCTAAAATCATCATTTTCGGCTTCGGGTAGCTTTCGCGGATCGCCCGCTCCAGCTCGTTGAAGAAATCCAAGCCCTCCACCAGCGGCACCGAACGCACCTGCGCGCCGGCGATCACCGCGCCGTAGATGTGGATCGGGTAGCTCGGGTTCGGCACCAGCACCGTATCGCCATGATCGAGCGTGGCGAGCATCAGGTGCGCCAGCCCCTCTTTCGATCCGATGGTGACGATAGCTTCGGTTTCCGGGTCAATCTCCACCTCGTAGCGCTCCTGATACCAGCGCGAAATGGCGCGGCGCAGACGCGGAATACCGCGCGACGTGGAGTAGCCATGCGTATCCGGGCGCTGGGCCACGGTGCAGAGTTTTTCGACGATATGCGGCGGCGTGGGGCCGTCCGGATTGCCCATGCTGAAATCGATAATATCTTCGCCGCGCCGACGCGCAGCCATTTTCAGCTCAGCAGTGATGTTAAAAACGTAAGGGGGAAGGCGTTCGATACGCGAAAAACGGCGTTTGGGACTGAAATCAGCCATAGGTTCCTCGATGTGACGTAAGCGCCCGGACCGTCCGAGCGACGCTGCCGCTGATGCGGCCCTAAGAACATAGCCTGGAAAATTTTCCGCTGTCGAGAGGCCAGAGCAAAAAAATTTACGGAACAAAAAACAGGAACTTTCATTTGAAAGTTAACCCTGTTTTATTTGATGACTCATGGCTATATTAACTTCGACGCAACAAAACAATAACCCCTGTTCACGATTGCCGGAGTACATGTCATGACCCTGCACATTCCCGATCTTCCCGCCGCTATCCGCGAGATAAAACAGCAGCTGCGCCAGGCGCTGCCGAACTATCAGGCCGTGTTTGCCGAGCTGGAAGCCGACATCGCGCGCCAGATAGAAACCATCAAAAGCGAAACCGCACGCGGCGAAAGCCCGGTGCCGCAGATCCAGGCCGACGACATTATTAACGGCCGCATCAGCGACGCGCAGAAAGCCCGCATCCGCGAGCGCGGCTGCTGCGTGATTAAAGGCGTCTTCCCGGAAAACCAGGCGCGCGCCTGGAACCAGGAAATTGGCGATTATCTTGAGCGCAACGATTTCGTCGAAAAGCTCAAGAACGCGGCGGAAGATAACTATTTCGGCACGCTTGCCGACAGTAAGCCGCAGATTTACGGCATTTACTGGTCGAAGCCGCAGGTGGAGGCGCGCCAGCACGAGCGTATGAAAGCCGCGCAGGTGTTTCTGAATAATCTCTGGCAGACGGAGAGCCACGGCAAACAGCATTTCGATCCGAATCGCGTGGTGACGTACGCCGACCGCACCCGACGCCGCCCGCCGCGCTCGTCGTCGCTTGGCCTGTCGCCGCACGTCGATGGCGGCTCGGTAGAGCGCTGGCTTGATGAGAACTTCCGTCACGTTTACCGTCACGTCTTCAGCGGCGAGTGGCGGCGCTACAACCCGTTTGAAGCGGAAGGACGCGTCGAGGCGCGGGAGATCCCCTCGCCTGCCGTCTGCTCCATGTTCCGTACCTTCCAGGGCTGGACGGCGCTCTCCGAGCAGCGCAGGCACGGCGGTACGCTGACGCTGCTGCCGGTGGCCAACGCGATGGCGTATATCCTGCTGCGCGCGTTGCAGGACGACGTGCCGGAGGATTCGCTGTGCGACGCGAAGCCTGGCCGCGCGTTATCCATTAACGAACGCTGGCATCCCCTTTTACTGACCGGGATTTCCTCAATTCCCGATATGGAACCGGGCGATACCGTGTTCTGGCACTGCGACGTTATTCACGCGGTGGAAAACGAGCATCAGGGCGAGTTTGACAGCAACGTGATGTATATCGCCGCCGCGCCGTGGTGTGAGAAGAACGACGCCTATCTGAAGCGCCAGTGGCCGGCGTTTGTGGAAGGCCGCTCGCCGCCGGACTTCGCGCCGGACGATTTTGAGGTCGATTTCAGCGGGCGCGCCGCCGAGGCGGATCTCACCCCTGCCGGACGCGAACAGCTCAGAGGCGCGTAACCGGCAAAACCTGGCGGCTGGTCAAGGGCCGTCAGGTTTTCTATCATGTGCGCTTTCCTGCCAGACTTCGGGTTTTCCGTGCACGAGATTTTCGACATGCTGCTGGCGGTCTTTGACCGCGCGGCGCTAATGCTGATTTGCCTCTTTTTCCTGATTCGCATCCGCCTGTTCCGCGAGCTGCTGCATAAGAGCGCCCACACGCCGAAAGAGCTGCTGGCGGTCACCGCTATCTTTTCGATGTTCGCGCTGTTCAGCACCTGGTCCGGCGTGCCGGTGGAAGGCTCGCTGGTGAACGTGCGCATTATCGCCGTGATGTCCGGCGGTATTCTCTTTGGCCCGTGGGTCGGCATCATTACCGGCGTTATCGCCGGGCTGCACCGTTACCTGATTGATATTGGCGGCATCACCGCCATTCCCTGTTTTATCACCAGCATCGTCGCAGGCGGGCTCTCTGGCCTTATCAGCCGCCGGGTGCCGAAAGCGCAGCACTGGCGGGCGGGTATTCTCGGCGGCATGCTGTGCGAAACGCTGACCATGATCCTGGTGGTGGTCTGGGCGCCGACCACGGCGCTCGGGCTGGATATCGTGTCGAAAATCGGCGTGCCGATGATTTTAGGCAGCGTCTCTATCGGTTTTATCGTGCTGCTGGTGCGAAGCGTCGAGGGCGAAAAAGAGGCCAGCGCCGCGCGCCAGGCCAAACTGGCCCTGGATATCGCCAACAAAACGCTGCCGCTGTTCCGCCATGTGAATACCGAATCCCTGCGCCAGGTGTGCGACATTATCCGCCGCGATATCGACGCCGACGCGGTCGCCATCACCAATACCGAAAAGGTGCAGGCCTATGTGGGCGTGGGCGAGCATAACTACCAGGATAACAGCGACGCGCTGAGCCCCACCACGCAGCAGGCGATCCGCTACGGCAAAATCATCATCAAGAATAACGACGAAGCCCACCGCACGCCGGAGATTCACTCCATGCTGGTGATCCCGCTGTGGGAGAAAGGCATCGTCACCGGAACGCTGAAAATCTACTATTGCCATGCGCATCAGATCACCTCCTCGTTGCAGGAGATGGCCGTTGGTCTGTCGCAGATTATCTCCACGCAGCTTGAGGTGTCGCGCGCCGAGCAGCTGCGCGAGATGGCGAATAAAGCGGAGCTGCGCGCGTTGCAGAGCAAAATCAACCCGCACTTCCTCTTTAACGCGCTGAACGCCATTTCTTCGTCCATACGCCTCAACCCGGACACCGCGCGCCAGCTGATTTTCAATCTCTCGCGATATCTGCGCTACAACATCGAGCTGAAAGACGACGAGCAGATCGACATTAAAAAAGAGCTGTACCAGATCAAGGATTACATCGCGATCGAACAGGCGCGCTTCGGCGACAAGCTGACCGTGATTTACGATATCGACGACGAGGTGAACTGCCGCGTCGCCAGTCTCCTTATCCAGCCGCTGGTGGAGAATGCGATTGTGCATGGCATTCAGCCGTG
This DNA window, taken from Cronobacter universalis NCTC 9529, encodes the following:
- the ypdK gene encoding membrane protein YpdK, whose protein sequence is MGVSVILLLWAGTFALMI
- the alaC gene encoding alanine transaminase; amino-acid sequence: MADFSPKRRFSRIERLPPYVFNITAELKMAARRRGEDIIDFSMGNPDGPTPPHIVEKLCTVAQRPDTHGYSTSRGIPRLRRAISRWYQERYEVEIDPETEAIVTIGSKEGLAHLMLATLDHGDTVLVPNPSYPIHIYGAVIAGAQVRSVPLVEGLDFFNELERAIRESYPKPKMMILGFPSNPTAQCVELEFFEKVVALAKRYDVLVVHDLAYADIVYDGWKAPSIMQVPGARDVAVEFFTLSKSYNMAGWRIGFMVGNQELVSALARIKSYHDYGTFTPLQVAAIAALEGDQQCVRDIAEQYKRRRDVLVKGLHEAGWMVECPKASMYVWAKIPEPYAAMGSLEFAKKLLQDAKVCVSPGIGFGDYGDTHVRFALIENRDRIRQAVRGIKAMFRADGLLPAGAKSAAAQDAE
- a CDS encoding DUF1479 domain-containing protein, giving the protein MTLHIPDLPAAIREIKQQLRQALPNYQAVFAELEADIARQIETIKSETARGESPVPQIQADDIINGRISDAQKARIRERGCCVIKGVFPENQARAWNQEIGDYLERNDFVEKLKNAAEDNYFGTLADSKPQIYGIYWSKPQVEARQHERMKAAQVFLNNLWQTESHGKQHFDPNRVVTYADRTRRRPPRSSSLGLSPHVDGGSVERWLDENFRHVYRHVFSGEWRRYNPFEAEGRVEAREIPSPAVCSMFRTFQGWTALSEQRRHGGTLTLLPVANAMAYILLRALQDDVPEDSLCDAKPGRALSINERWHPLLLTGISSIPDMEPGDTVFWHCDVIHAVENEHQGEFDSNVMYIAAAPWCEKNDAYLKRQWPAFVEGRSPPDFAPDDFEVDFSGRAAEADLTPAGREQLRGA
- a CDS encoding sensor histidine kinase — translated: MHEIFDMLLAVFDRAALMLICLFFLIRIRLFRELLHKSAHTPKELLAVTAIFSMFALFSTWSGVPVEGSLVNVRIIAVMSGGILFGPWVGIITGVIAGLHRYLIDIGGITAIPCFITSIVAGGLSGLISRRVPKAQHWRAGILGGMLCETLTMILVVVWAPTTALGLDIVSKIGVPMILGSVSIGFIVLLVRSVEGEKEASAARQAKLALDIANKTLPLFRHVNTESLRQVCDIIRRDIDADAVAITNTEKVQAYVGVGEHNYQDNSDALSPTTQQAIRYGKIIIKNNDEAHRTPEIHSMLVIPLWEKGIVTGTLKIYYCHAHQITSSLQEMAVGLSQIISTQLEVSRAEQLREMANKAELRALQSKINPHFLFNALNAISSSIRLNPDTARQLIFNLSRYLRYNIELKDDEQIDIKKELYQIKDYIAIEQARFGDKLTVIYDIDDEVNCRVASLLIQPLVENAIVHGIQPCRGKGVVTLSIAQSGSRVRIAVRDTGHGIDPQVIEQLDTDEMPVNKIGLVNVHHRVKLLYGEGLHIRRLEPGTEIAFYVPDQPPRPDAAMLL